Proteins from one Erpetoichthys calabaricus chromosome 11, fErpCal1.3, whole genome shotgun sequence genomic window:
- the chst12a gene encoding carbohydrate sulfotransferase 12 — MKMGYILTPTERMGKSKLFRIFLLLGSFFMILLIIIYWDDVASNHFYLHNVISGSQSSHLPSNVRSFQNQNEEPVYSEKLPFTSDVEDILHQILEFTTKGNTVLNEHKDQRITNKKSVTERLEENFRGYDWKSRHSTNSNRTHSQIERKQLVSYTCTSSSLDFPGKNRTFDDIPNKELDHLIVDDRHGIIYCYVPKVACTNWKRVMIVLAESLEHQGMPYLNPLEIPREHVHDVNAHLTFSKFWRRYGKFSKHLMNIKLKKYTKFLFVRDPFLRLISAYRSKFAIENEEFYKSFAVTMLKRFTNHTDPPKSVVDAFVAGIKPSFSNFIQYLLDPQTEKHAPFNEHWRQMYRLCHPCQINYDFVGKLETLDEDAEFLLKLLKVDDLVQLPPSFHNKTVSSWEEEWFASIPVEWRQQLYELYEADFKLFGYPKPEKLLQD; from the coding sequence ATGAAAATGGGATACATTTTAACTCCAACTGAAAGAATGGGCAAGTCGAAACTATTCAGGATTTTTTTACTGCTGGGTTCTTTTTTCATgattttgcttattattatttactggGATGATGTTGCTTCCAATCACTTTTACCTCCATAATGTGATATCAGGATCTCAGTCTTCACATCTTCCTTCCAATGTACGATCctttcaaaaccaaaatgaagaacCAGTTTACTCTGAGAAGCTGCCTTTTACATCAGACGTTGAAGACATTCTCCACCAGATTCTGGAGTTTACCACAAAGGGTAATACAGTATTAAACGAGCATAAAGACCAaagaataacaaacaaaaaaagtgtaaCTGAAAGACTAGAAGAGAATTTTAGAGGCTATGATTGGAAGTCTCGACACTCGACAAACTCTAATAGAACACACTCACAGATTGAAAGGAAACAACTTGTTAGTTATACTTGCACCAGCTCCTCTCTGGATTTTCCTGGAAAAAATAGGACATTTGATGATATTCCAAATAAGGAGCTAGATCACTTGATTGTTGATGACCGACATGGAATCATATATTGTTATGTGCCTAAAGTTGCTTGTACAAATTGGAAACGTGTTATGATAGTGCTAGCTGAAAGCCTGGAACACCAGGGTATGCCATATCTAAACCCTTTAGAAATCCCCAGGGAGCATGTGCACGATGTTAATGCACACTTAACCTTCAGCAAATTTTGGAGACGTTATGGAAAATTTTCTAAACATCTAATGAATATCAaactaaagaaatacacaaaatttttgTTTGTTCGAGACCCTTTTCTGAGGCTTATTTCAGCCTACAGGAGCAAGTTTGCAATAGAAAATGAAGAGTTTTACAAGAGCTTTGCTGTGACAATGCTTAAAAGATTTACAAATCATACTGACCCTCCTAAATCTGTGGTTGACGCTTTTGTGGCAGGGATTAAgccttcattttcaaattttattcagTATTTATTAGATCCACAGACAGAGAAGCATGCACCTTTCAATGAACACTGGCGCCAAATGTATAGACTTTGTCATCCATGCCAGATAAATTATGACTTTGTGGGTAAGCTAGAAACTTTAGATGAAGATGCagaatttttattaaaactgcTTAAAGTGGATGATCTTGTTCAGCTTCCTCCTAGCTTTCACAATAAAACTGTGAGCAGTTGGGAGGAAGAATGGTTTGCTAGCATCCCAGTTGAATGGAGACAACAACTGTACGAACTTTATGAGGCAGATTTTAAACTTTTTGGATATCCAAAGCCAGAGAAACTTTTACAAGATTAA